TATTGATTttcaatccaaatattcaaacaaaaccaatttatatgttaattttagatactttgacatatgctattcaaatttatatgtaatatattgttttgtttatagattttgagaaatttaaagtatataatgaattttaaaaattttaaaataatttaaatgggttatccgaacccgaaccgaacccgcaaagatccgaaccgaacccgaaccgaaatttagaaatacccgaatggggctgaaatctttgaacccgaaaacccgaaacccgaatagacccgaaccgaacccgaatgggtacccgaacgcccacccctagaaATAACGTAAAAAGGAAATGGGTGGAACCTGGACCGGGCGGATAAGTGTGGGGGTGGGGTCACATTTGGGCATAATCAGTAGGGGAGgaatgtatttttgtttttgtttttgtttgatctCCTCTTTATTACTTAGCTTGTTAATCACGATTTTAAAATGGGGGGattaagaaaatagaagaagTCGCCTGCTTGAAATGACAATAATACCCTAAGACATTAAAGGATTAGTATGGCCACGGCGGCATGAGTCAGATGCGGAAGATGAGATAAAAGCTCATTAGACCTGCCTCCACAATACTTATTAGTGATtgatcatctctctctctctctgcattTGAATTGATTTTGCAAATCTCATCATCTTCCTTGATCAATCGAAAGGAGATTctgttataaaaagaaaaaggaatcgTTGAGTTTAATTTGCTCAATGGTGGTGATGGAGAGTTGCGGAAGTAGAGTCTTACCCATGATGTCGGAGGCGGCCATGGAGCGTCGTGAGCGGATGAAAGTGGAGGTGTTCGAAGAGGTCATCCTTCGTCTCCGTCAATCTGATATCATTGACACGGATCTCCCCGGTTTCGTGGACGACCTCTGGGCTCACTTCAATCGCCTCCCGGCCCGGTAAACAGATTTTGAGATTAATGTTTCGTATAGGCAAAATGAGCTCAAAAAAAGATTCATATATTAGGTATGCATTGGATGTGAATATAGAGAGGGCTGAAGACGTTGTCATGCACCATAGATTGCTTCTTTCGGCTCTTGATCCACATAACAGGAGGCCTGCTATCCAAGTTCGTCTCGTCCAGGTCCTTTTcttatcttctttctttctcacTTGTCTTTTATCCTCACCTCAcggaaaatgaaaatgaaactcTCTCATCATCTTTCCTTAAAAGGTTCAACAACCTCCACCTGACTCGGactctctttcttctcctcccagaagaaaaagaaggtgACCAACCAACCaattcttcattctctttaaaACATGCAAAGCAAAGCCCAACTAACCTCTGCTTTTCCACTTTCCAGCATTCATCCTCCGCCTGCCTTTGGTTCATCTCCCAATCTCGAAGCACTTGCACTTGCTGCCCATGACCATGACCACGATGAGGGCGACAACTCTGTGCGTAACAATTCTCTCTATTCCCGGTACTCTTCTACTCTATACTTTCCTTGTGGCATTATTCTAATCCTCAAGTCCTAACTCCCCCTGTTTGTTGCAGTCCCCTGCATGAGATCACCTTTTCCACACTAGACAAACCTAAACTCCTTTTGCAGGTATTATTGTTTACTCTCACATGGAATCGAATATAGGGTGTGTATGTTATCCTGCATTACACGTCTTcggcttttcttttcttctttccgCAATGCTTGAAAATTGGGATACTTTTATTGTTTCTTGTTTCTTCCTCccaaatacatttttaaaatatggtatgTAGTTGGAATAAGTATGTCTGACTATGATGTCATCAATTAGAACATTCGTATTTTGCAATTACAGTAATACCTATGAATATGACTtactttgaaatatattttgattcatCAATGCGTTACTAAGCCAGCGTAAACGATGCAGTTAACTGCATTGCTTGCTGAGCTTGGGCTGAATATTCAAGAGGCGCATGTTTTTTCTACAACCGATGGCTTCTCACTCGATGTTTTTGTCGTTGATGGTTGGCCGTACGAGGTACCTTCTCTTGTTTTCCCTCTCCTTTTTCTTTCGCTATTGCAAGTTGTTCTTTCATTTTAAGAAACCCTTTTACCtttgctttattttttcaatCGTTTAGTGCTTTAGTAGCTGAAAtgcaacttaaaaaaaaaaaaaaaaaaaacttatatgaaGAAAGCTTCCTAGTCAATAAGCTGGTATGCTaccttttttaattattcaggAAGTAGACAGACTTAGAGTGGCATTGGAGACCGAAGCAGCAAAGATTGAGGTAATTTAATACTTTCGTGCAAGATGCAGACTGGTGATTTATGGACTACGCTTTCTTTCCAATCACTTAATTCCTAATGAAATAGAGTTGGTAGCTCTGTACACTTTCTCAACATCTCACAATAATGTCATGTCGTGTTGTGTGTTATTAATGAATTTCATTACACTCAGTTGCAGGATCAAAGCTGGCCTATGCAGCAATCCTTCTCTCCTGAAAAGCAAAACGGGACAGCGAAAGATCATGTCGTAATACCCACTGATGGAACTGATGTTTGGGAAATCAACcttaaacaattaaaattcgGGCATAAGATAGCATCTGGTTCTTATGGAAATCTGTAAGTCGGCTCCACCTATTAAATACATTTTGTCATTTTAAGATGCTCAAATCTATCTTGTATTATTCAGGTATAAAGGTACATACTTAAGCCAGGAAGTTGCTATCAAAATCCTCAAGCCAGAGCGTCTAGATTCTGAGCTAGAGAAAGAGTTTTCCCAAGAAGTCTTTATTATGAGGTTTGTGTGCCTTCCTGTCTTGGGCACGCTGTGAACTTAtgtgttgataaaaaaaatatcatcttAGACTCGTAAGATATCATTCCAAATCTTTCCATTTTCAGGAAAGTTAGGCACAAAAACGTTGTTCAGTTCATTGGTGCTTGCA
The Brassica napus cultivar Da-Ae chromosome A1, Da-Ae, whole genome shotgun sequence DNA segment above includes these coding regions:
- the LOC106438679 gene encoding serine/threonine-protein kinase CTR1-like (The RefSeq protein has 2 substitutions, 2 non-frameshifting indels and aligns at 99% coverage compared to this genomic sequence); this encodes MIVVMESCGSRVLPMMSEAAMERRERMKVEVFEEVILRLRQSDNIDTDLPGFVDDLWAHFNRLPARYALDVNIERAEDVVMHHRLLLSALDPHNRRPAIQVRLVQVQQPPPDSDSLTNETSSPPRRKRSIHPPPAFGSSPNLEALALAAHDHDHDEGDNSVRNNSLYSRPLHEITFSTLDKPKLLLQLTALLAELGLNIQEAHVFSTTDGFSLDVFVVDGWPYEEVDRLRVALETEAAKIELQDQSWPMQQSFSPEKQNGTAKDHVVIPTDGTDVWEINLKQLKFGHKIASGSYGNLYKGTYLSQEVAIKILKPERLDSELEKEFSQEVFIMRKVRHKNVVQFIGACTKPPHLCIVTEFMPGGSVYDYLHKQKGVFKLPALFKVAIDICKGMNYLHQNNIIHRDLKAANLLMDENEVVKVADFGVARVKAQTGVMTAETGTYRWMAPEVIEHKPYDHKADVFSYGIVLWELLTGKLPYEYMTPLQAAVGVVQKGLRPKIPKKTHPKMRELMERLWEKDPSLRPDFAEIKEQLEEIAKEVGEEGEEKKKASRGGGGIFAALRRSATHH